In Moorella sp. Hama-1, a single genomic region encodes these proteins:
- a CDS encoding double-cubane-cluster-containing anaerobic reductase, with the protein MWRELDMDLEKHDVFLGALPVAFGEVFLRQENRPAGMAYFDNALAEAHGGRIQEILAGKKAGRMVAGTFCVFAPEELIFAVDGISIGLCGGAQFTVPTGEQVLPRNLCPLIKSAMGFKLDRICPYFQAVDFLIGETTCDGKKKTWEILNEYVPTYVMELPQKKGAADLTLWEGEIHRLKEEIEHRSGREITADRLASGIKMANARRDALARLYRARWADPVPISGKDALLISQLAFFDDPERFTAQVNSLCDELEDRIARGEGVTRKGAPRILVTGTPMALPYWKLHHLVETSGAVIVGEETCTGTRYFAGRVAEDGRTVEDQVKDLARRLTAINCACFTPNKDRVEDILRLVRDARADGVIYFSLQFCQPFGVEGRLVERALQEAGVPVLRLESDYSEEDVAQLKTRIEAFLEMIAS; encoded by the coding sequence ATGTGGCGCGAACTGGATATGGACCTGGAGAAACACGACGTTTTCCTGGGGGCCCTGCCGGTGGCCTTTGGTGAAGTTTTCTTGCGGCAGGAAAACCGGCCGGCCGGGATGGCTTATTTCGACAATGCCCTGGCCGAGGCCCACGGCGGCCGGATCCAGGAAATCTTGGCGGGGAAAAAGGCCGGAAGGATGGTTGCCGGCACCTTCTGCGTCTTTGCCCCGGAAGAACTTATCTTCGCCGTGGACGGCATCAGCATCGGCCTTTGCGGCGGGGCCCAGTTTACCGTTCCCACCGGCGAGCAGGTACTGCCCCGTAACCTGTGCCCGCTGATTAAATCGGCTATGGGCTTTAAACTGGATCGCATCTGCCCCTATTTCCAGGCCGTCGACTTTCTCATCGGCGAGACTACTTGCGACGGCAAGAAGAAGACCTGGGAAATCCTCAACGAATACGTCCCGACTTACGTTATGGAGCTACCCCAGAAAAAAGGAGCGGCCGATCTGACCCTCTGGGAGGGGGAGATTCACCGCCTCAAGGAAGAGATCGAGCACCGCTCCGGCCGGGAGATCACCGCGGACCGGCTGGCGTCAGGGATTAAAATGGCCAACGCCCGCCGGGACGCCCTGGCGCGCCTCTACCGGGCCCGCTGGGCCGACCCCGTTCCCATCAGCGGTAAGGACGCCCTGCTCATCTCCCAGCTTGCTTTCTTTGATGACCCGGAACGCTTTACGGCACAGGTAAACAGTCTTTGCGACGAGCTGGAGGATCGCATTGCCAGGGGCGAAGGCGTCACCAGGAAAGGGGCACCGCGCATCCTGGTTACCGGGACGCCCATGGCCCTACCTTACTGGAAATTACACCACCTGGTAGAGACAAGCGGGGCGGTAATCGTCGGCGAGGAGACCTGCACCGGCACCAGGTATTTTGCCGGCCGGGTGGCGGAAGACGGCCGGACGGTAGAGGATCAGGTGAAAGATTTGGCCCGGCGGCTGACGGCCATTAACTGCGCCTGCTTTACACCCAACAAGGACCGGGTGGAGGATATCCTGCGCCTGGTAAGGGATGCCAGAGCCGATGGGGTGATCTATTTCTCCCTCCAGTTCTGCCAGCCCTTTGGCGTCGAGGGGCGGCTGGTGGAAAGGGCCCTCCAGGAGGCAGGTGTGCCGGTGCTGCGCCTGGAAAGTGACTACAGCGAGGAAGACGTAGCCCAGCTCAAGACGCGGATCGAGGCCTTCCTGGAAATGATCGCTTCCTAG
- a CDS encoding class I SAM-dependent methyltransferase, whose product MFTHREYFNSKAAIWDSLVTPEKRSKLESIVKGLNLAPGGTILDVGCGTGILIPYLQAAVGPAGRVVALDIAESMLKQAQSKGFPANVEFICADVMEIPFPAATFDEVICNSAFPHFPRKLEALNEMARVTKPGGRVIICHPAAREAINHLHRSIGGVVAGDQIPPRTEMEALLAAAGLVNIEVNGGPDFYLALGVKV is encoded by the coding sequence GTGTTTACCCATCGTGAGTATTTTAATAGCAAGGCGGCTATCTGGGATAGCCTGGTCACGCCGGAAAAGCGGTCCAAACTGGAATCCATCGTTAAAGGGTTGAACCTGGCGCCGGGCGGCACGATATTAGATGTAGGCTGTGGTACGGGCATTCTTATTCCCTATTTGCAAGCGGCCGTAGGCCCTGCCGGCCGGGTGGTGGCCCTGGATATAGCCGAGAGCATGCTTAAACAGGCGCAAAGTAAAGGCTTCCCCGCCAATGTGGAGTTTATTTGTGCCGACGTTATGGAGATTCCCTTTCCGGCGGCTACCTTTGACGAGGTTATCTGTAACTCGGCCTTTCCCCACTTTCCCCGGAAATTGGAGGCGCTAAACGAGATGGCCCGGGTGACCAAACCCGGCGGGCGGGTGATTATCTGCCATCCGGCAGCACGGGAGGCCATCAATCATCTGCACCGTTCCATTGGCGGCGTTGTAGCCGGCGACCAGATCCCGCCCCGTACGGAAATGGAAGCCCTGCTGGCAGCTGCGGGACTGGTAAATATCGAGGTTAACGGGGGACCGGATTTTTACCTGGCGCTGGGGGTTAAGGTTTAA
- a CDS encoding ABC transporter substrate-binding protein, translated as MLKRFTCKWVSLLLAILILTATLPGCGSQGSGQKATGQAPAGQAATERTITDMAGRQVTVPGEIEKVFATSPVGSILVYTLAPEKLAGWNYDLNEVEKKFILPEYQKLPNLGGWYAKNTANIEEILKVRPDVIVSMGYMDNTALSQAEQIQKQLQIPVVMVDGELTKLDQAYEFMGDLLGEKQRAKELAGYCRDTINEAAAKVKAMPANRKVRVYYAEGPTGLQTDPASSQHTQVLDFVGGINVAAIPPQRGPGGMGMSSVSLEQVLSWDPDVILSWNVAQGGAYETILKDPKWQNLRAVKSHRVYQVPHGPFNWFDRPPSVNRIIGVKWLANLLYPDVFDYDLVATVKDFYARFYHYNLSDQEADALLAGAKGK; from the coding sequence ATGTTGAAACGTTTTACCTGTAAATGGGTCAGTTTGCTCCTGGCTATCCTGATCTTGACTGCCACCCTGCCGGGTTGCGGCTCGCAAGGGAGTGGCCAGAAGGCAACCGGCCAGGCTCCTGCCGGTCAAGCAGCGACCGAGCGGACAATAACCGACATGGCCGGCCGCCAGGTTACCGTCCCGGGCGAGATCGAGAAGGTATTTGCCACCAGCCCGGTGGGGAGCATTCTGGTCTACACCCTGGCGCCGGAGAAACTGGCGGGATGGAACTATGATTTAAATGAGGTAGAGAAGAAGTTTATCCTGCCCGAGTACCAGAAATTGCCCAACCTGGGGGGCTGGTATGCTAAAAACACGGCCAATATCGAAGAGATCTTAAAGGTTCGCCCCGATGTTATCGTTTCCATGGGCTACATGGACAACACGGCCCTTTCCCAGGCCGAACAGATCCAGAAACAGTTGCAGATACCGGTGGTGATGGTTGACGGCGAACTCACGAAACTGGACCAGGCTTATGAGTTTATGGGCGACCTGCTGGGAGAGAAACAAAGAGCCAAGGAACTGGCGGGTTACTGCCGGGACACTATCAATGAAGCTGCCGCTAAAGTTAAAGCGATGCCGGCGAACAGGAAGGTCCGAGTTTACTACGCCGAAGGTCCTACCGGGCTGCAAACGGATCCCGCTTCTTCCCAGCATACCCAGGTGCTGGATTTTGTCGGCGGCATCAACGTGGCGGCCATTCCACCCCAGCGCGGCCCAGGGGGCATGGGGATGAGCTCCGTCTCTTTGGAACAGGTGCTATCCTGGGATCCCGATGTGATTCTCTCCTGGAACGTAGCCCAGGGAGGCGCCTACGAAACTATCCTTAAAGACCCAAAATGGCAGAACCTTAGAGCTGTGAAAAGCCATCGCGTCTATCAGGTTCCCCACGGACCCTTCAACTGGTTCGACCGGCCGCCTTCTGTCAACCGCATCATCGGGGTTAAGTGGCTGGCCAACCTCCTTTACCCGGATGTTTTTGATTATGACCTGGTGGCAACGGTCAAGGATTTTTATGCCAGGTTCTACCACTATAACTTATCCGATCAGGAAGCTGATGCCCTTCTGGCTGGGGCCAAGGGGAAATAA
- a CDS encoding FecCD family ABC transporter permease, with translation MARKTSPDIPLARGYRWREIALLALPLLVFLFSLPLGRYPIAPGQLLTILAAKLFPIAPTWPATLETVVFQVRLPRMLAAMLVGAALATAGAAYQGMFKNPLVSPDILGASAGAGFGAALAIYFSLGVIGIQVSAFLFGLLAVGLTWTLSSRIRQDPVLILVLAGILMGTLFSSGTSLIKYVADPYDKLPAITFWLMGSLAAIAPRDVWTALVPILVGTLPLYLLRWRLNVLSLGEEEARSLGLDTGRLRLIVILCSTLITAASVAISGMIGWVGLIIPHLARMLVGPNYRELLPAAILIGSAYLLLVDDLARVLTSVEIPLGILTSIIGAPFFLYLLLNARRGWV, from the coding sequence CTGGCCAGGAAAACTTCGCCTGATATACCCCTGGCCAGGGGGTACCGCTGGAGAGAAATCGCTTTGCTGGCCCTGCCGCTGCTGGTCTTTCTTTTCTCCCTTCCCCTGGGCCGTTATCCTATCGCTCCCGGCCAGTTGCTGACTATATTGGCGGCGAAGTTATTTCCCATCGCGCCTACCTGGCCGGCTACCCTGGAGACGGTGGTCTTCCAGGTCCGGCTGCCGCGGATGCTGGCGGCCATGCTGGTGGGGGCGGCCCTGGCTACTGCCGGCGCCGCCTACCAGGGCATGTTTAAGAATCCCCTGGTCTCACCGGACATCCTGGGGGCCTCGGCCGGCGCCGGTTTCGGCGCCGCCCTGGCCATCTATTTCTCCCTGGGGGTAATCGGCATCCAGGTCAGCGCCTTTCTCTTCGGCCTCCTGGCCGTGGGCCTGACCTGGACGTTAAGCAGCCGCATCCGCCAAGACCCGGTCCTCATCCTGGTCCTGGCCGGCATTCTCATGGGGACCCTGTTTTCTTCCGGCACTTCTTTGATCAAGTATGTGGCCGACCCCTACGATAAGCTGCCGGCCATTACCTTCTGGCTCATGGGCAGCCTGGCGGCCATTGCACCCCGGGATGTCTGGACGGCCCTGGTGCCCATTCTTGTAGGTACGCTGCCCCTGTACCTGCTCCGCTGGCGCCTCAACGTTCTCTCCCTGGGCGAGGAGGAAGCCCGCTCCCTGGGCCTGGATACCGGACGTTTGCGGCTTATAGTGATCCTCTGTTCCACCTTGATAACAGCGGCCTCCGTCGCTATCAGCGGTATGATCGGCTGGGTGGGGTTGATTATCCCCCACCTGGCGCGGATGCTCGTCGGCCCCAACTACCGGGAGTTATTGCCGGCCGCCATCCTCATCGGCAGCGCCTACCTGCTGCTGGTGGATGACCTGGCCCGGGTCCTGACTTCAGTGGAAATCCCCCTGGGTATTCTGACTTCCATCATCGGCGCCCCCTTTTTCCTTTACCTCCTCTTGAACGCCCGGAGGGGATGGGTATGA
- a CDS encoding sulfurtransferase TusA family protein: MGERVDVRGLSCPLPLMKVKAVMDRGATEIKVHGDTPAARENITRLAENRNYAVTEERTTPGEWKLVLTSEG, encoded by the coding sequence ATGGGCGAAAGGGTGGATGTGCGCGGCCTCAGTTGCCCGTTGCCGCTCATGAAGGTGAAGGCGGTGATGGATCGCGGCGCTACCGAGATCAAAGTCCACGGCGACACCCCGGCGGCACGGGAGAATATCACCCGCTTGGCCGAAAACAGGAATTATGCAGTAACGGAAGAAAGAACAACCCCAGGCGAATGGAAGCTGGTGTTGACGAGCGAGGGCTAA
- a CDS encoding DUF364 domain-containing protein translates to MWEVYDELIAAVPPDLQVEECIVGLNWILVRSRGTGLVMTPLEGHPRIKLAGGIKGMPVRELAGYIKSWHNFEAALGLAAINSVLNTPEQVEGLCGRSLSSQPQVNAFTYFQEQVKGKRVTVIGHFPDLESLARNCKLTILERRPREGDLPDPACEYILPEQDYVFITATTLINKTLPRLLELSRRAWVILVGPSTPMTPALFHHGVATLAGTVVVEPKMIQRVVQEGGCLEIFKRGGRMVQVTRDEGLSVARSRQVWEQAVPVTMGRGFTSLGAGQENFA, encoded by the coding sequence ATGTGGGAGGTCTATGATGAATTAATCGCGGCGGTGCCGCCGGATCTACAGGTAGAAGAATGCATCGTCGGCCTTAACTGGATCCTGGTCCGCTCCCGGGGTACCGGCCTGGTGATGACACCCCTGGAAGGGCATCCCCGCATCAAGCTGGCCGGGGGAATAAAGGGCATGCCCGTGCGGGAACTGGCCGGGTATATCAAATCCTGGCACAATTTCGAGGCCGCCCTGGGCCTGGCGGCCATAAATTCGGTTTTAAACACGCCGGAACAAGTAGAGGGTCTCTGCGGCCGGTCTTTAAGCAGCCAGCCCCAAGTGAACGCCTTTACCTACTTTCAGGAACAGGTTAAGGGCAAAAGGGTAACCGTCATCGGCCATTTTCCTGATCTAGAATCCCTGGCGCGTAACTGCAAACTCACCATTTTGGAACGCCGCCCCCGCGAGGGCGATTTGCCCGACCCGGCCTGTGAGTATATCCTCCCGGAGCAGGACTATGTCTTTATCACCGCTACCACTCTGATCAATAAAACCCTTCCCCGGCTCCTGGAGCTCAGCCGCCGGGCATGGGTGATCCTGGTAGGCCCCAGTACCCCTATGACTCCCGCGTTGTTCCACCATGGTGTTGCTACCCTGGCGGGGACGGTGGTTGTGGAACCGAAGATGATCCAGCGGGTGGTTCAGGAAGGCGGTTGTCTGGAGATATTCAAGCGTGGTGGCCGTATGGTACAGGTGACCCGGGATGAAGGGTTGTCTGTTGCCAGGAGCAGGCAGGTCTGGGAACAGGCCGTTCCGGTAACGATGGGGAGGGGGTTTACTTCGCTTGGCGCTGGCCAGGAAAACTTCGCCTGA
- a CDS encoding FAD-dependent oxidoreductase gives MHDIRFWCPAASLTVDDYMRTSDASIFAIGDCAEKSSFFGHGPSLIKLASVATHEARVAGANLFGLRRARGAAVGVFSTIVGDLALGSVGLTERAAREAGIEVVTGTAKAPDRHPGSMPGTRELGVKLIFTKDTGVIIGGQAYGGTAVGELTNLLAAAVQHKMRADELETMQVGTHPALTASPIAYQVTNAAEDAVLKLRS, from the coding sequence TTGCATGATATCAGGTTTTGGTGCCCTGCGGCATCCCTTACGGTCGATGATTATATGCGCACCAGTGACGCCAGTATCTTCGCCATTGGCGATTGCGCCGAAAAAAGCTCGTTTTTCGGTCACGGGCCGTCTCTCATCAAACTGGCTTCCGTAGCCACCCATGAAGCCCGGGTGGCAGGGGCCAATCTGTTCGGCCTCAGGCGGGCCAGGGGGGCGGCGGTAGGAGTGTTTTCAACAATTGTCGGCGACCTGGCCCTGGGGTCGGTAGGCCTGACGGAAAGAGCGGCCCGGGAAGCGGGTATTGAGGTCGTAACCGGTACCGCCAAGGCGCCTGACAGGCATCCGGGGAGTATGCCGGGGACCAGAGAGCTGGGCGTAAAGTTGATCTTTACTAAAGATACGGGTGTAATCATAGGCGGGCAGGCTTACGGCGGTACTGCGGTAGGTGAGCTCACCAACCTGCTGGCGGCTGCCGTGCAGCACAAGATGCGGGCCGACGAGCTGGAAACCATGCAGGTAGGGACCCACCCGGCCCTTACCGCTTCGCCTATCGCCTATCAAGTTACGAATGCGGCCGAGGACGCCGTGCTTAAGCTCAGAAGCTAA
- a CDS encoding ABC transporter ATP-binding protein produces MRLELKEVASGYGHRTLIRGISLVVTDGEVLCLLGPNGSGKTTLFKTILGLIRLQGGQILLDGEDISRWPRVRLARVMGYIPQAHNPPFPFKVLDVVLMGRTAHLGTMAAPDREDVAIARRAIATLNISHLEDRIYTEISGGERQLVLIARALAQEPRLLIMDEPTSALDFGNQLLVLSHIKRLAQMGLAIIMASHFPDHALLYATRVLMLKQGWVHSQGRPEETVTEESLKNLYGVDVKIIRAELPGCSETRVCIPVSK; encoded by the coding sequence ATGAGGCTGGAGCTTAAGGAAGTCGCCAGCGGCTACGGCCACCGCACCCTGATTCGGGGGATCTCCCTGGTTGTGACTGACGGCGAGGTTTTATGCCTGCTGGGGCCCAACGGTTCCGGCAAGACGACCCTCTTTAAGACTATCCTGGGGCTTATCCGGCTGCAGGGAGGGCAGATCCTCCTGGACGGCGAGGATATCAGCCGCTGGCCGCGGGTCAGGCTGGCCCGGGTGATGGGCTACATTCCCCAGGCCCATAACCCGCCCTTTCCCTTCAAAGTCCTGGACGTGGTCCTCATGGGCCGCACTGCCCACCTGGGCACCATGGCCGCGCCGGACCGAGAGGATGTGGCCATCGCCCGCCGGGCCATCGCCACCCTCAATATCTCCCACCTGGAAGACCGGATCTATACGGAGATCAGCGGTGGTGAGCGGCAACTGGTTCTCATCGCCCGCGCCCTGGCCCAGGAGCCCCGGCTCCTCATTATGGACGAACCCACCTCGGCTCTGGACTTCGGCAATCAGCTCCTGGTCTTAAGCCACATCAAGCGGCTGGCGCAGATGGGGCTGGCCATCATCATGGCTTCCCACTTTCCAGACCACGCCCTCCTCTATGCCACCCGGGTGTTGATGTTAAAACAGGGATGGGTCCACAGCCAGGGTCGGCCGGAGGAGACGGTGACTGAAGAAAGCCTAAAGAACCTCTACGGTGTAGACGTAAAAATAATCCGGGCCGAATTACCGGGTTGCAGTGAGACCCGGGTGTGCATCCCGGTGAGCAAATGA
- a CDS encoding iron-sulfur cluster assembly scaffold protein, with product MYGDLVIDHFLNPRNVGRIEDADGIGAIGDPGCGDYLCIYIKVRDNRLVDVKFQVHGCPAAIATSSILTEMARGKTLEEGLRITDADVAAAIGGLPEVKLHCSNLGASALHDAIRNYQAKMQAGGQENGRRGSPGSGKV from the coding sequence ATGTATGGCGACCTGGTTATAGATCATTTTCTTAATCCACGTAATGTGGGACGTATAGAAGATGCCGATGGCATAGGTGCTATAGGCGATCCCGGGTGTGGCGATTACCTGTGCATCTATATCAAGGTCCGGGATAACCGCCTGGTCGATGTTAAGTTTCAGGTGCATGGTTGCCCGGCAGCCATAGCCACCAGCAGCATCCTTACGGAGATGGCCCGCGGAAAAACTTTAGAGGAGGGCTTGCGCATTACCGACGCTGATGTAGCGGCAGCCATCGGCGGTTTGCCGGAAGTTAAACTGCACTGCTCCAACCTGGGCGCCAGCGCCCTCCATGATGCAATCCGTAACTACCAGGCAAAAATGCAGGCGGGGGGTCAGGAAAATGGTCGCCGGGGTAGCCCTGGATCCGGAAAAGTTTAA
- a CDS encoding FmdE family protein produces the protein MRTIDEDLQAAVAYHGHLCSGMILGVRMARLGLRELGIDDPLNYRDLIVYVEMDRCATDAVGVVTGCTPGRRRLKIVDYGKMAASFVDLASGRAVRVAAWGSQRPPEGADPPIFWKDMPDAEIFKWQPVRVDIPPEDLPGKPRRTVTCSRCGERIHDCRELVVDGGVLCRACARGAYYQMAEPI, from the coding sequence ATGCGGACCATTGATGAAGACCTGCAGGCGGCGGTGGCCTATCACGGCCACCTCTGCAGCGGCATGATCCTGGGCGTCCGGATGGCTCGCCTGGGCCTGCGCGAACTGGGAATCGACGACCCCCTTAACTACCGGGATCTTATCGTCTATGTGGAAATGGACCGCTGCGCCACCGACGCCGTGGGGGTTGTCACCGGCTGCACCCCGGGCCGGCGGCGGCTGAAGATCGTCGATTACGGCAAAATGGCCGCCTCCTTTGTGGATCTGGCCAGCGGCCGGGCGGTACGGGTAGCCGCCTGGGGTTCCCAGCGTCCCCCGGAAGGGGCCGACCCGCCGATTTTTTGGAAGGACATGCCTGACGCCGAGATATTTAAGTGGCAACCAGTACGGGTGGATATCCCTCCGGAAGACTTACCGGGCAAGCCCCGCCGTACGGTAACCTGCAGCCGCTGCGGCGAGCGGATCCACGACTGCCGGGAACTGGTGGTGGACGGCGGGGTACTGTGCCGGGCCTGCGCCCGGGGGGCTTACTACCAGATGGCAGAGCCAATATAA
- a CDS encoding acyl-CoA dehydratase activase codes for MLVVGIDVGSTSAKAVLFDGRIKVYAIRPTGWSPREAGAEVLAEILDKAGLSRREVAYIVGTGYGRVALNFIDQAVTEITCQARGINYLTGKAGTIIDIGGQDTKVITVNEQGKVVDFVMNDKCAAGTGRFLEVMATAMGMDVDELGSLPKNVNPVNISSMCTVFAESEVISLLAGGAAREEIVAGLHRAVARRVKSMLKNTAPATVVFTGGGAKNEGLRRALAAELGVEVMVPAEPQITGALGAAIIAWEGNGGAVAHN; via the coding sequence TTGTTAGTAGTTGGCATTGATGTCGGTTCTACTTCGGCGAAAGCGGTTCTTTTCGACGGCCGGATAAAGGTGTATGCCATCCGGCCCACCGGCTGGAGCCCCAGGGAGGCCGGCGCAGAAGTCCTGGCCGAGATCCTGGATAAGGCGGGCTTAAGCCGCCGGGAGGTGGCCTATATCGTCGGCACCGGCTACGGGCGAGTGGCCCTAAACTTTATCGACCAGGCTGTAACTGAGATTACCTGCCAGGCGCGGGGTATTAATTACCTGACCGGCAAGGCAGGGACCATTATCGATATCGGCGGTCAGGACACCAAAGTGATAACGGTCAATGAGCAAGGCAAAGTAGTTGATTTCGTGATGAATGACAAGTGCGCCGCCGGTACCGGGCGCTTCCTGGAAGTAATGGCCACGGCTATGGGAATGGATGTGGACGAACTGGGGAGTTTGCCGAAGAATGTTAACCCGGTCAACATCAGCAGCATGTGCACCGTCTTTGCCGAATCCGAGGTCATTAGCCTCCTGGCCGGCGGGGCGGCCAGGGAAGAGATTGTCGCCGGCCTGCACCGGGCCGTGGCCCGCCGGGTAAAAAGCATGCTGAAAAACACTGCTCCGGCTACGGTGGTTTTTACCGGCGGCGGGGCGAAGAACGAGGGCCTGCGCCGCGCCCTGGCGGCCGAACTGGGAGTAGAGGTGATGGTGCCGGCAGAACCCCAGATTACCGGCGCCCTGGGAGCTGCCATTATCGCCTGGGAAGGAAACGGCGGAGCGGTCGCACATAATTAG
- a CDS encoding DUF5320 domain-containing protein — protein MPRGDRTGPWGLGPRTGRGAGYCNGFPVPGFMNPTPGFGRGLGLGRGRGPGLGRRLAWGFFPPAYGWLPAGWWGAPFPGAVPPQGTAPEVEFLKQQAAMLESQLQAVKEQLKARQQDNRDQDAPGQEEDL, from the coding sequence ATGCCACGTGGTGATAGGACGGGTCCCTGGGGACTGGGACCCCGGACCGGTCGCGGTGCCGGGTATTGTAACGGTTTCCCTGTACCGGGCTTTATGAATCCAACCCCCGGCTTTGGACGGGGACTGGGTCTGGGTCGCGGCCGCGGGCCGGGTTTGGGTCGTAGATTGGCCTGGGGGTTTTTCCCGCCAGCTTATGGTTGGTTACCGGCAGGCTGGTGGGGCGCACCCTTTCCCGGTGCGGTTCCTCCGCAAGGCACGGCGCCTGAGGTGGAATTCTTGAAGCAGCAGGCCGCCATGCTGGAAAGCCAGTTACAGGCCGTTAAGGAACAACTGAAGGCCAGGCAGCAGGATAACCGTGATCAAGATGCACCTGGTCAGGAAGAAGATCTGTAG
- a CDS encoding DUF6922 domain-containing protein produces MKLPDDLASFFSNYDADTLDLENQPPLIIKTVLARGTWEQILWLFKYYGYHRVREVFREDYYGLRSLPEPTLRLWELLFISDPLPWEEITKTRWRCRRLAGKNVDTNPIKKAL; encoded by the coding sequence ATGAAACTACCAGATGACTTGGCTTCTTTTTTCTCCAACTATGATGCCGATACCCTTGACCTGGAAAACCAGCCCCCTTTAATCATCAAGACTGTCCTCGCCCGGGGTACGTGGGAGCAAATATTATGGCTTTTTAAATATTATGGCTATCATAGAGTGCGGGAGGTTTTCCGGGAGGATTACTATGGCCTGCGGAGCCTGCCGGAACCTACCTTGCGGCTGTGGGAGCTGCTTTTTATTAGTGACCCCCTTCCCTGGGAAGAAATAACAAAGACCAGATGGCGCTGCCGCCGCCTGGCCGGCAAGAATGTCGACACCAACCCTATTAAAAAAGCCCTTTAA
- the yedE gene encoding YedE family putative selenium transporter: MKNQNAWIILTGATIGLFGALLVKLGNPGNMGYCIACFIRDITGALGLHRAANVQYIRPEISGLVLGAFVTALAAGEFRVREGSAPLVRFVLGALMMIGALVFLGCPLRGILRLAGGDLNALVGLAGFIAGVAAGLQFLKRGFNLGRSSVSKFRAGGYVLPLVSVGLLLLLVIKPVFDVKAGGPLFFSQAPPGSLHAPVLLALLAGLAGGFLAQRTRLCLSGGFRDFFLVRDTYLLKGYGLIFLVALILNIILGQFKPGFLNQPVAHTSFVWNFLGLFLVGLCAILLGGCPLRQLILAGEGDTDAAMAVFGMVAGAALAHNFMLASSPTGPTFYGQVAVVLGIIITGAIGLVYREV, encoded by the coding sequence ATGAAGAATCAAAACGCCTGGATTATCCTTACCGGGGCGACCATCGGTCTTTTTGGCGCCCTGCTGGTCAAACTGGGCAACCCCGGCAACATGGGTTACTGCATTGCCTGCTTTATCCGCGATATTACCGGTGCCCTTGGCCTGCACCGGGCGGCCAACGTCCAGTACATCCGGCCGGAAATTAGCGGCCTGGTGTTGGGTGCCTTTGTGACTGCGTTGGCGGCCGGGGAGTTTCGCGTCCGCGAGGGGTCTGCACCCCTGGTCCGCTTTGTCCTGGGAGCCCTGATGATGATCGGCGCTCTCGTTTTCCTGGGTTGCCCCTTGCGGGGGATTTTGCGCCTGGCAGGCGGGGACCTGAACGCCCTGGTGGGGCTGGCAGGCTTTATAGCCGGCGTAGCGGCCGGCCTCCAGTTTCTGAAGCGTGGTTTTAACCTGGGGCGGTCCTCCGTAAGTAAGTTTCGGGCGGGAGGTTACGTACTGCCGCTAGTTTCCGTAGGATTATTATTGCTGTTAGTTATAAAACCTGTTTTCGATGTCAAGGCCGGCGGCCCCCTTTTCTTCAGTCAAGCGCCACCGGGTTCCTTACACGCCCCGGTATTATTAGCCCTACTGGCCGGTCTTGCCGGTGGGTTCCTGGCCCAGCGGACCAGGCTCTGTTTAAGCGGCGGTTTTCGCGATTTTTTCCTGGTCAGGGATACATACCTGCTCAAAGGGTATGGCCTGATTTTCCTGGTAGCCCTCATCCTCAATATCATCCTCGGCCAGTTTAAACCGGGCTTTCTCAACCAACCTGTTGCTCACACCAGTTTTGTCTGGAATTTCCTCGGCCTTTTCCTGGTAGGTCTTTGCGCCATACTCCTTGGCGGCTGTCCTTTAAGGCAACTAATCCTGGCCGGGGAGGGTGACACTGACGCCGCCATGGCCGTTTTCGGCATGGTGGCGGGCGCCGCCCTGGCCCATAACTTCATGTTAGCCAGTTCTCCTACCGGCCCGACCTTTTATGGGCAGGTTGCCGTGGTACTGGGTATTATCATCACCGGGGCCATAGGTTTGGTTTACCGGGAAGTGTAA